The DNA sequence GCCCTTGCGAATTTGGATTTTTTAAATGAACGCCCAAATGAAGCtatttgatgcaaaacatttatgCTTTAATTTATAGTTATTTTCCGATCATATTATTATGGATTTTCATTAACAAAGTTAACGGGTCTCAAAATTaattttaggcatggacctactatTATACGCAATAACATGCAATTTTACTTCTCTTCTCATTTCTATTTTCCCCGTTCTCGTTCTCTTCTACTATCATCgtatctttttataacattaatataataattattattattaaggtaTAACATTAGCGTATTTGAGAATCCCCTATTTTAATAGGCAAATATGCAACGTTTGAGTCACATAGTGATATCCATTAAGCTACACTATGATATGCTTCATTTATATTTATTACGCAGGTAGCGCAGTAAGTACACAGTAAAAAAATATGAATGGGGGGTGTCTTCAATTTGGCAAAATGTTCGAAATGTTAGATGAAATGAAGCCAATGGCGCGTTACCTTTTCCCCTATTTCTGAGACAGGTGTTAGTAAAAAATGGTATAGTCCTAAATAACGAGATTGACAAAGAGAATCAAGAGAATCCCCTTGTAACATTACACACATGGACGGTGCAACTTTCTTTTTCTCTCTATTTCCCACAGCCTCTATTCtattcccccccttttttttttgaggAGGAGGGGGTAATTGTTCGTACAGATTTAGGAGCGTTGTCTAGTGATTTTCATATGGGGAAAAACCTTGCCAAAAATAAAAAGCTTTAATATCGCGGCGGTCAGCATTCCACAGCGATAAAAGAGGGGACAAGATGTATGAAATGGGGACCCACTGCCCCTTCGCCTGCGCCTTTGCCGGGGAAAAGGGAATGGTCCAtgttcttctcctcctccttctttctccctccctctctttCTCTTTCCTCCTTTTCCTTTTCCTCTTTTCCTCTTCCCTTATTCAATATTATTCGGATCGAGTTTACTGGTGCATTTGATATAGAAccaacaaatgaataaaaaaagtttacctggacttgAACTGCCAAATTGGCAAAAGTTTCCGGTAAAACCACTGACGCAGACACATACGTCGGTTGCTACACATATTCCATTATTGGCACAACCATTCCCACCATCACACACTGAAAATTTTAAAGGTTTACCAAGACTacatatcataatactaatcatagagagtttgtccgtctgtcctcGCGCTATCGCGCTTTATAGTTTTCTGACCtgaaaattttatgaaattttagaATTCTAGATAAAAAGAAGGAACTCGGGTATTTATTACTTCAAAAGAAGAGTtctacccgtcacttctaaagttgagtgcccggaATTTTTTATAGGATTAAAGAATCtcgcaaaaatattacaattctgaaccaattgcaaattttcaattgTCGTCCTCATTATGTATAGTGCTATAACCTACAAAGACGAAGGGGCAATAGAAAAATATTACCGGGCACATCGTCAAAATTAATATTCAAACCATTGCGGAAGTTATGCAATGTCGTAAACGTGGAAACAACCATGAACaaatttttattaattacatATGCATCCAAtcgaccaacaatcccgctatccgggccaagatatacaagaaaatactgtttcaatcacgaaaATTAACCCCAAGTTACACGCCTACACGTAAGATTTGGCCATAGTCTATTTAGAtcatcgttgtcaagctcgaggtgattcaCCCCAGATGGTTGGAGATAACTGTATACGCGTAGCCATGGTAGCGAGGTGCTAACGGACGCGCTGTTGACCCCGACGCGCTGTTAGGACATGGCGGCCACCATACGTGTgtcaagggtacatgccacaaaatagctttccatagactttacgtgcaaaataggggtcacgttttaggctataggcctaagtcgagttacgtcttactttgaaatatatatttgatatcatcttaatcagaacaaaattctgcataacatatctgaaaatgacaccatattttaggtctactttttgagaaaaatagcgctatataaaaagacccgatttccccgtgtttacgtccgactgctaaccgcgttttgacctcgtgtgttcctgcgctcatcatcgtaaacatcactcaaattttcgcgttttctgttcaaattagtagagatcacattcacaagttctagcaaaacacgatttgcaacactaaaattgttaatattgtaccgattttgcacagttttttatgcaaagttgggactatagtcgtgataaacttttaccggaaaccgcttcacaggcggatttagttgTATGCACCATCAAATTTTGTGATTCGCGGCAACTTCTGTATAGTATctcgtagcgtgcaaatttggctaaTCCGCGTTTCACTGTCATCCCCCCGTATACCATACATcgcgttttgttttgtttttataaaataaGTATCAATAGATTTGAGATTTACCCAAATGAGTTTcgtgttataatgaaagacagagataaaaagattttatggCGTCTGACGTCTCTCTCAATTACGATTCGTgattggttaagggggtactacatccattgattttttttgcatttttttgcattttgtgaagaaattacaaaaaaaaattggacaaagtggtatgcaaaatgaaggggcaaatcttctcgttttattggtggcatcggtatcaatgtagcatacatgcttttgaagatagaagccgaaaggaggtacatcactgatgatttaaattcacttcattttggaaagcttactatcaacggatttcgttaaaattttggatatgtgttgctaacacattagggaaataatgttgatatgtaaaatgggaataagtggtccctgatttcttttatgacttcatgaacttggtgctccacaactatcaaaaaacggttaaaatgcttctattttcaatgtcgagctatattttgtattttgaacttgcaacactatgtcactgaaacttaattaagccataggtaacaggttaccacaaccacactacagcaatgttgaaaaagattgtattttttgtcacctataccaccatattaggtagttttccgtaagcttcatttttgtgattttggtaactattttatatttatttgcccaatccaactcaactaggcaatctaaattgtactcaccatttacatcccaaggtattttagtatatccacctcacacatttccattatatatccagtaacagacaaaatatcaaaattgatgcctcattatgacatgtatgatatcacagactatcacatgtattcaaaattgatgcctgaatttgacttGAActaattgacctataacctgacctttgatgaccttatagccttttttaatctcttttcctaacaacatattatagaagatacatacatggattagtattaaattgtctatgtggaagagattatttaggcctatttaatttattcagtgttataatcagtgagtatatttctatagatagtataacaaaggatttaatgtattctattcatgtattctacttggacatgttcaatagaataaattatggtttgttatgaaacacacatctcagttaccaggatacagtaaacacaaaaatatatagggctaaaatgattttctaaaatggtttaaaaccactttgtatgtagagatattttataagttcaggacatgagatgatgaacatatttatatactttataaatttgcaacaaaaaaaagaagatgggtactgatgaaaatcagggtattaaatcgccttaataCAACTTAATAgagcgtaaaaggaagaccgatttacctgatgccgatcggagaaaaaaaccccagaaaatgtcgaaaaattacgtactttttcaaggcaaaaagcaacttttctaggcattgttgacatggtgcattcgcaaaagaaagtttcctactataaagacctaacttttgagatggtttgtatgtttgaaggtgcaaaattaacaataaggcgtccggttataccgccgcgttcagcaagtcatcatcacgacacttgtaaacaaaccctgcacgagtttgattgacagatgacgtcagacgcgataaaatctttttatctctgtctttcattataatatttttattctgtcggtccgtgccacgtcacttccggttgatgatgagACTCACAGTCGAGTGAAAACAAATCCTCAATTCGATTTGTTTTTTTATGATTGCAGTCATTTTGTGTACATTTCGATCACAAATAGttagtggaatcaaacaagtttctaagtcTGCTCGATTTACTGTAAAATATAGTGACAAACTTAAAATAAAAGTCCATGGCCGAGTGGTGTTTTTTTTCGGAATTGAATTTGGAATGAACAACATCGCGCAAAATATGCAATGTCGTAAAAGTGGAAACATTGGATTAAAACCTCATCATATGACTCAaaaattcaatattattttgtatttaaggaTATACATCGATAATCTGTTCAGCTGCATTTATGTCAACTTATTCTAATTAGAATCAACAGTAAGGAAGTTTACCTGGACTTGAAATGCCAAATTGGCAAAGGTTTCCGGTAAAACCACTGGGACAGACACAGAGGTCGGTTGCTACACATATTCCATTATTGGCACAACCATTGCCACCATCACACACTggaaattataaaaaatttacCAAGACTACGTaagtgtatattttttcatatactagtccaagttaaacacacttacgtgcagacgtttcgatagctaccagctatctttctcaatgctactgttgatgtgatgatcgctGTACAGCAGTTGTTGATCGCTGCTTGGCAACAGAGTTGCCAGACGatttctccatcaacaggtcgtcaTAAATGTGACTTAGGTTATActggccctcgtctcggttcattgtTGCTCGTTGCTTTCTGATGGTGATGGCCTCCTTTATCCATCTTGTGTATTTATCACTCTCTTTTCCGACAATCCTtgcctcctcccaattgatgatatGATTATTGTCCACAACATGGTCAGTTATCGCAGATTTATGGATGGTAGATTGCGAAGCTTTCCTGTTGGCTCTAGTGCGGATATTGGTAGCGACTTTATCTGCCTCACTTCGATGTTCATCTAAGCGCTTCCCGAATTTTCTACCGGTTTCACCTATGTATGTGAGATCACAGTTTTTGCATGGGATAGAATAAATGACATCCGTAGAATTTTGCGGCTCGCGTTTATCTTTCGGATGGACTTAGAAAACTCTTCCGTGACTTAGAAAACTGTGAACGAAAAATCGCCCGACATCGCAACCATCTTGTTTACACTCTCAGATGCCGCGATCTAAGCCTCACTCCACCTAGCCTCAAAATAAAGTGCCCGATCAACACCAAGAAAGCCAAGGACATTATATTGCAAGCTCAGCGTAATTTACTCCGGGAAAGAGTAAGAGTCATCAATAATAAACTGGTTAATTTAAAAAGTCAGAAATCGgatttagaaaagaaattaaaagcCGTAATTCCCGCGAAATCGGAGCTGGACAAAGAAATCTCGTCCCACCTAGCGAGAATACGCGAGAACACctttgagaaaacaaaatgtcgcCATGTACGGAAGCTGCAGAATTTGACAGAGAGAgaccaaaacaaaaagtcaaaacACGGCTTGTCTACTGGTGCTACGGAACCCGACCTCACAGGAACACAACTTAAAAAGTGGGTAGTTAACTTATCTAAGTATAAATTAAGTCATGCTCAGAATAACGTGCTTGCAAAAGGGCTTAATTATGCGGTTTCGCCGACAAATGTATGTAGTGATGAGTTTGTTATTGCCACTGAGTTAGCGTGTAAGAAGCTTACGCACCCGGAAGCGATTCAGCTTAGGGCTAAAGTAACAAGTGCGCTTAAATCTTCCAAGCCCCCCAAGTAAAACTTAAGTAAAGACGAGAGACAGGCGGTTAAAGATCTTAAGAAGGAAGATAGCATCATCATTTTGCCCGCGGATAAGGGGAGAGCCACGGTTATTTTAGATAAAGATGAATATAATGAGAAGGTCAACAACTTGCTCGGTGATACAAAAACGTATGAGGAGTTATCTTCAGATCCTACTCAGAAATATAAGAGAAAGCTTGTAGCCATTCTTACTAGACTCAATGAGGAAGATAAGATCACGTTTGGTAAATACaaacagttatatccgacagccgaGAATATTCCCAGGCTGTACTGTACTCCAAAAATCCACAAACCGAATGCACCCCTAAGACCCATAGTGGACTACACATCTACGATAGGTTATGCTACATCGAGATGGTTAGCTGATATCCTAGGTCCTATGGTAGGGAATACTGTGCACCATGTTAAGAACTCAACGCACCTGGCAGAAGAGCTTGTGGATATTCTCATTGATGAAGGGGACATACTTAATTCCCACGACGTAGTCTCACTTTTTACTTGCACTCCCATCAGCAAAGTATTAGACATAGTGAAAGACAGAGTTAGTAAAGAACGCTGGCTTAGAGACTACAACCAATCGCAAGGTTTCAATCTAACTGCGGATGATGTAGTTGAGCTTTTGGAATTCATTTTGTCCACGACGTACTTCACCTTTCGCGGCAAAATTTTTAGACAGCGATTCGGAGCGGCTATGGGTAGCCCCGTGTCCCCATTAGCAGCCAACATCTTTATGGAATACTTAGAGGAATCAGCCATCATGACCGCCCCTATTGAATGCAAGCCCAAGCTTTGGAAAAGATACGTCGACGACATTCTGGAAGTAGTAGCCAAAGACGCAGTCATACCGCTTACTGACCATCTTAACCAAGTCGATGACACACAGTCCATCAAATTCACTTTCGAGAAAGAAGTCGACGGAAAGATACCATTCTTGGACACTCTAATTGTTCGCCGCGAAGATGGGTCCGTGAAGCTTTTAGTTTATCGCAAAGCCACCCACACAAACCAGTACTTGAACTTCAAATCGCACCATCCCCTACATCAAAAACTTGGGGTTGTTCGCACACTGTTAGATAGGAAAGATAAGATTGTCACCGAAGATCAGGAcaaagaggaggaggagaagattaTTAAAGGTGCTTTAAAACAGTGTGGATATCCGGACTGGTGTGTGGATAAAGTTAAGAGCAAAATGGCTACTCCTAAGCAAAAAGGCAAGAAATCCAAAGACGACAGTAAAAAATCCAGGGATTTGTGACATTACCGTATGTGGAAGGGGTGTCTGAGCGTGTCGCCAGAGTCATGAAGTCTTATAACATCCATGCCGCCATGAAACCCCACACCTCTTTACGCAACCTTCTCGTCCATCCGAAAGATAAACGCGAGCCGCAAAATTCTACGGATGTCATTTATTCTATCCCATGCAAAAACTGTGATCTCACATACATAGGTGAAACCGGTAGAAAATTCGGGAAGCGCTTAGATAAACATCGAAGTGAGGCAGATAAAGTCGCTACCAATATCCGCACTAGAGCCAACAGGAAAGCTTCGCAATCTACCATCCATAAATCTGCGATAACTGACCATGTTGTGGACAATAATCatatcatcaattgggaggaggcaAGGATTGTCGGAAAAGAGAGTGATAAATACACAAGATGGATAAAGGAGGCCATCACCATCAGAAAGCAACGAGCAacaatgaaccgagacgagggccagTATAACCTAAGTCACATTTAtgacgacctgttgatggagaaatCGTCTGGCAACTCTGTTGCCAAGCAGCGATCAACTGCTGTACagcgatcatcacatcaacagtagcattgagaaagatagctggtagctatcgaaacgtctgcacgtaagtgtgtttaacttggactagtatatgaacaaatatacagttttatggaacagtcctgatgaatttgttcaaaagACTACGTAAGTGTTTTGATTTTTAATAAAGCAATAAACTGACTACCTAATTATATCATacattccattttttttatgggaatttcatctttaaaggcctataactcaaaaacatgtctggcgactagttccgggttttgttggagcaggtcacatatgcatTTGGAATAAAACCAACAATAGTAAGGAAGTTTACCTGGACTTGAACTGCCAAATTGGCAAAAGTTTCCGGTAAAACCACTGGGACAGAGGCAGACATCGGGTGCTACACATAGTCCACTATTGGCACAACCATTTCCAACATCACACACTGGAAAAGGAAAAGGAGGAAAAGTTTACCAAGACTACGTAAGTATTTTAATTTTGAATGAAGCAACAAGCGGACTACCTAATTGTATCATACAtcgcattttaaagaaaataagcATTACTAGATTTGAGTTTCGGACAAATGACACTTCGAGGGGGGCATTTACGTCGGAAAGAGGGGGCATATTGCCTATGAATGTTGTTTGAAATTAATTGGGACGGTCGTTGGTCTAAACAAATGAAGGGGgttatttggtataaaattttgatataatgGGTCTTCGGGTagaaaatttggagaaaaaaaatgcaaaatttatctGGTTTCTCCAATTTGCCCAAATTTACAATGCAAATTTGTTGCaaaaagagaatttgaaagtgtttGCATTATTTTATAGGTTTTAATGACTGAATTCTAGATTAAAAAAAAGGGGATATCTGGTATATTCTCCTTCAAAGAAGGAGTCTATTAATATGATTAATATGACAAGCACATATACCCTTACGTTAAAAGTTGAGTACCCCGGGATTTTTATAAGATTAAAGTACCCCGCGATAAAATATTAGAATTTTAAACCAATTGCTCCTTGTCAATGTATTATCGTCTTAAAATGATTTAATAAGTGCTATAAACTACAAAGACAAAGATGCAATAGAACCATATTACCAGGTGCATcatcattaaatattaaaactgTCTCATGTCCCTGATTAAGCCAATTTGCGTATAATATGCAATGTCGTCAAATCAGCATCTTTGGATTAAAACACCACTTTGTGCATTTGGAATAAAACCAACAATAGTAACGAAGTTTACCTGGACTTGAAATACCAAATTGGCAAAAGTTTCCGGTAAAACCACTGGGACAGACACAGACGTCGGCTG is a window from the Amphiura filiformis chromosome 12, Afil_fr2py, whole genome shotgun sequence genome containing:
- the LOC140166951 gene encoding uncharacterized protein, with protein sequence MVGNTVHHVKNSTHLAEELVDILIDEGDILNSHDVVSLFTCTPISKVLDIVKDRVSKERWLRDYNQSQGFNLTADDVVELLEFILSTTYFTFRGKIFRQRFGAAMGSPVSPLAANIFMEYLEESAIMTAPIECKPKLWKRYVDDILEVVAKDAVIPLTDHLNQVDDTQSIKFTFEKEVDGKIPFLDTLIVRREDGSVKLLVYRKATHTNQYLNFKSHHPLHQKLGVVRTLLDRKDKIVTEDQDKEEEEKIIKGALKQCGYPDWCVDKVKSKMATPKQKGKKSKDDSKKSRDL